Below is a genomic region from Fusarium oxysporum Fo47 chromosome XI, complete sequence.
GAAGCAAGGCTGCCGTCCATCACACTTGACCTTACGTCGCTTGCAAAGATCGCATGCTCTGCGTTGATCGTCATTAGAATGCTTACATTACTGGCCCGGAGCGTCGGTCGATACATGCCTCGTAACATTTTTCCGATGAACCCCCTCAGTTGTTAGCGACGCCATGGTCCTATCCCTCCAGTCGGGGGCAGACCTCGGAGATGGTTGATGTAGTTATCAAATCAGGCGGAATCCCTTTGACTATTGACTAGGCCTTCCCCGACTGACTCAATAACAGCTCATCGATTATCAGCGACGACGCGTGTGATTACAGAATACCAGCCTTATAGAGGCTTCGTTATCTCGACACCCTGTTTTATGCATAACTTATGGAGCAGACTGACTGGCTGGAGATGCATGCCTAGTGAGGATATGCTGTAACCCCGCATCCAATCCTCACCAGGGAAAAGCCGCATCCTTGCCACTGGTTTCGGAAATGCTGGTCCACTCTTTCGGAGTTGCTCGGACCTTCAGCCCCGGCCCATCTCCGACCACCCGCCTTCAGACAATCGGTCTGGGCGATAAGCAAGGAGGGTCAGTCTACCCCATGGGGAACCAGGCTTGCGATTCATTGAAATTTGCGGAGGTTACTATTCACAACGCTAAcccaaccatcatcatggacGGTTATAAACTGTATCGACATCCCGCCCTTTGTTCTGTATCTCAAGCAGCATCTGTCTTGGCCGTTTCTTGGTTCATCCTCACGATAATCGCCCTTGATCAAACAAAGACATCATGCAAAAGCAATCACTCCCCCTGCCCATTGAGGGCAAAGAAATGGATGAAGCCGTCCATACCGAGACGGTCACTGAACTGTCTGAAGGGGATCGAGCGTTTCTCGCGAGCTTCACCGACATGCAGAAGAAAAAGGTCATGTGGAAGGTAACTTTATCAACTCACGCTGGCAGAAACTCCAGCCTTGTATCGGGAAGAAAGCTGACTCGATGGTCTACAGCTCGACATCAGACTCGTGCCCATGCTCGCGTTCCTCTACCTCATCGCATACCTTGACCGAGCCAATATTGGTACGCCAGGACCAGGCTCGAGACACTCTTGTCATTGCTAACAACGCCTGTCAAGGTaacgccaagatcgaagGTCTCATGGAAGATCTTAACCTGAATGGCACTCAATACAACATTGCGCTttccgtcttcttcgtcccGTATATCTTGTTGGGTAAGATGGCCAAACCGATACTTTTGTGACTCCACGCTGATCCAGCTACTATACTTTTAGAAATGCCTAGCAACACACTCTTGCTCAGGTTCAAGCACCCTTCGTACTACATCGGCACCATTGTCACTCTGTGGGGTATCGTCATGACCCTCACGGGCCTTGTCAAGAATTTTGGAGGTCTTGTGGCATGTCGTATTTTGCTGGGTGTTTTTGAGTAAGATATCCCCACCTGGTTGCTTGTCCCATAATGCTAACAAACCTTGCCCTTAGATCCGGCTTCTTCCCTGGCGCCGTCTTTACCATTTCTCGCTGGTATCTGCCACACGAAAACCAAGTTCGGATCGCACTCTTCTACTCTGCAAGCGCCCTTGCCGGCGCTTTTTCAGGTCTCCTTGCGTTTGCTATCGCCAAGCTCGACGGTGTAGCCGGCATCGAAGGGTGGAGATGGATATTCATCCTCGAAGGCATTGCTTCAGTCATTGCAGGTGTTTTGaccttcttcctcctgaTCGACACCCCGGAGCTTTCGGGATGGCTCACCCCCGACGAAAAGAAATATCTTACCCTTCGACAGTTTGCTGTCCAGGGAAACAGTATGCGGGTGCGAGCAGCTGAGGAGTCGCGCAAGTGGGAGATTGCCAAGTCAGTCCTCGTCGATTGGCAACTCTATCTTCAGGCGCTGGTCTATTGGTCGAATACCGTCCCGAATTACGGCATGAAATTTACCATGCCTCAGATCATCAAAAACATGGGTtacaccagcagcaacgcGCAGCTGCTAACTGTCCCACCTTATGTCATCGGTGCCATCTCGGCTTTTGTCTCGGGAATCCTCTCAGATCGCTTCAAATGGCGAATGCCCTTTATCGTCACAGCCCAGACGCTAGTGCTCATCTCATTTGCAGTCTTGTTCGCGAAGGCTGATGCCATCTCTGATAACATACCAGTTTGCTACTTTGCAATTATACTTGCGAATATTGGCTTCTATCCAATCAACCCAGGTGGCAATGCTTGGACTCTGAACAATCTTGCTGGGCCGACCAAGAGGGCACAGGGTATTGCGTACATGATTTGTCTCGGCAACATTGGTGGCATTATCGGCAGCTATATCTACATCGAGGATGAAAAGCCTACCTATCCCACTGGTTTTGGATCCTCCCTTGGCTTCGCAGGCCTTGGTGTACTTGCCTGTATCCTCTTGGAGTTCTTCTATTGGAAGATCAACCGTAGCCGAGCGGCTCTGGATGAAGATCAAATTCACCAACATTACTCGGATGAAGAAttggagaagatgggggACCGCTCTCCTCTCTTCCGTTACACACTCTAGGGGGCTTTCGGAACATGTGATATAGGAAAATAGATGACGGTCTTATATTTCTTGGTGGACAACTACTATAACTAATCCTTCCTAGAAATTTCTCAGCCTCGTAATTAAATATCGAGCTTTGAGCCAATCTCTTAAGAGTTCTATCCCATCTTGAAATACCCTGTAACGGCATTTTTTTCTCACTCGTCCGAGACATCGCGCTTCGGTATTAGCCCGGACTTTTAGTTGTCCGCCAAAGCGGGGCCTTTGAACCAATGATCACCTCCCCTCTTTCTCAAGCAGTTAAGCTCCTTCCATCCTCGACAGTAGGTATCCCAGCCAGATCGGCCTAAAGATCGGATCGGAGGCTGTTTGCGGCCGATATGTGGTGTACTTTCAGGGAAGttttacttctatataagcTCAAAAGTTGCACTTTATGTGTCTACACCAAACACCAAGAACTTCAGCCTGCAAGCATGGACTCTCAACTCGAAGGCGGTTTTCTGAGATTAGAAACAACTGGACTTTTTCTGCTGTTTCTCTGTACTCTATACTTGCTCTATCATGTGAGTACGGTTTCACTTCCTCCATCTTTAGTTCTAACAATCCATAGGTAACATGTACTATATTCTTTAATCCACTTTCTCGTCTACCAGGTAGGCCATCCGCATCCTAACCATTGCAGGCTACGATAACACTTTTATACAGGTCCCTGGATATCCTGCTGGACAGACGCTATTCTGAAATACCACTGGCTAAAAGGCACAAAAGCGCAATACGTCCACCGCCTACATCAGCGATACGGTCCGTTTCAATAACCTCCAACAGTTTACCGCTAACTCGTCACGGGCCCTGTGGTGCGAGTAGGCCCTCACGAGGTTGACATTTCCGATATAACAGCCGTCAAGGAGATCCATCGCATCAAATATGGCTACAGAAAAGCGCCATTTTACCAGAATCTTGTTCCCAATACAAACAACCTCTTCAATACCCTTGATGTAGAGTTCCACCGTCACCATCGACGT
It encodes:
- a CDS encoding major facilitator superfamily domain-containing protein, which produces MDEAVHTETVTELSEGDRAFLASFTDMQKKKVMWKLDIRLVPMLAFLYLIAYLDRANIGNAKIEGLMEDLNLNGTQYNIALSVFFVPYILLEMPSNTLLLRFKHPSYYIGTIVTLWGIVMTLTGLVKNFGGLVACRILLGVFESGFFPGAVFTISRWYLPHENQVRIALFYSASALAGAFSGLLAFAIAKLDGVAGIEGWRWIFILEGIASVIAGVLTFFLLIDTPELSGWLTPDEKKYLTLRQFAVQGNSMRVRAAEESRKWEIAKSVLVDWQLYLQALVYWSNTVPNYGMKFTMPQIIKNMGYTSSNAQLLTVPPYVIGAISAFVSGILSDRFKWRMPFIVTAQTLVLISFAVLFAKADAISDNIPVCYFAIILANIGFYPINPGGNAWTLNNLAGPTKRAQGIAYMICLGNIGGIIGSYIYIEDEKPTYPTGFGSSLGFAGLGVLACILLEFFYWKINRSRAALDEDQIHQHYSDEELEKMGDRSPLFRYTL